A genomic window from Maridesulfovibrio sp. includes:
- a CDS encoding PEP/pyruvate-binding domain-containing protein — MQDKMTFMGGQSRQFSLYHDLMQVKVRDILLISSPYDAWVMEEDSRISERIVSEYRGLNLSRPPRLTWVSNIDEALEILDVRFFDLVILMPHLTNMDCCDMGRRIKDKIPGIPVAMLAHKQLAVTEEVFCDGTDRQFVWSGDAELLVAMVKNLEDLLNVEHDTSEVGIRVIIVVEDSPRYLASFLPILYKELVRQTQAVIEEGLNSEHRLLTMRARPKILVARTYEEAMVLFEKYEPYILGVISDVRFPRMGILDGNSGIEFLKSIKACRDDIPLLLTSNEPENKERAEAIPACFVDKNSPELMSEIRKFVMVHLGFGDFIFRDLDGNEVARATSLYSLEKILRKIPQDIFMQHCKLNDISRWFYARTEITLANEIRPLRENDFPDVESHRKHLLALIRERRMQRQQGVIVSFNPKDFDPDTDFLKIGSGSLGGKARGMAFICSMLARNSWLHEKYDDIVITAPRTLTIGTSGFDDFMEMNDLSHLATTDLEDEQVTEIFSEAFFPGWIEAQLWAYLQEVKYPLSIRSSSLLEDAQYQAYAGLYQTYMIPNDHADIEQRLKQLVSAIKLVWASTYYKAPKSFSQRVNQRTDEEKMAVIIQEVAGQQYGDYYFPAIAGVGQSYNYYPFGKMKPEHGVATIALGIGKSVVDGEQCIRFSPKYPKILPQCPTLQDSLKNAQTSFYALRMGNGELYDIHGNANLEKLDIADFEDTLPVRRLASTYLAEEGRIRDTAAIPGPKVVLFAPVLKHKLIPLPGVLTDVLKLAEKGMGGPVEMEFCINLYEDGRKPEFNLLQLRPMSARADLNRIEISEQELKEAVCVSTHALGNAEKDDIVDILIVRPECFDVSKTRQIALEISRINGQLVKQKRKYLLAGPGRWGSADHWLGIPVEWPDISNVSAIIETSNESLKVEPSQGSHFFHNITTLGINYLMVLDKPGNRIDWEWFADQHIIEKGDYISHLRLPAPVILKVDGKSSQGVVLPAKGSADYCLLRECVSD; from the coding sequence ATGCAAGACAAGATGACATTTATGGGTGGCCAGAGCCGTCAATTCAGCCTCTACCATGACCTGATGCAGGTTAAGGTTAGGGATATCCTTCTGATTTCCAGCCCCTATGATGCATGGGTGATGGAAGAAGACAGTCGTATATCCGAGCGCATTGTCAGCGAATACCGTGGCCTGAACCTCAGTCGTCCTCCGCGTTTGACATGGGTTTCAAACATTGATGAGGCCCTTGAAATTCTGGATGTGCGTTTTTTTGATCTTGTAATTTTGATGCCCCACCTGACTAACATGGATTGCTGCGACATGGGGCGGCGTATCAAGGATAAGATTCCCGGTATTCCGGTTGCAATGCTTGCCCATAAACAGCTTGCAGTGACTGAGGAAGTTTTTTGCGATGGCACGGACCGCCAGTTTGTGTGGTCCGGTGATGCGGAGTTGCTGGTTGCCATGGTAAAGAACCTCGAAGACCTGCTTAATGTGGAGCACGATACTTCAGAGGTCGGAATAAGGGTTATTATTGTTGTGGAGGATTCTCCACGCTATCTGGCTTCATTTCTACCTATTTTGTACAAAGAGTTGGTTCGTCAGACACAGGCTGTGATTGAGGAAGGCCTGAACTCCGAACACAGGCTGCTGACCATGCGGGCGCGGCCAAAGATTCTTGTTGCCCGCACATATGAAGAGGCTATGGTTCTCTTTGAGAAATACGAACCTTACATTCTAGGTGTAATCTCGGATGTGCGGTTTCCGCGCATGGGTATTCTGGATGGCAATTCAGGTATTGAATTTCTCAAAAGTATCAAGGCCTGCCGTGATGATATACCGCTGCTGCTGACCAGTAATGAACCGGAGAATAAAGAGCGGGCAGAAGCTATCCCCGCTTGTTTTGTGGATAAAAATTCACCGGAACTGATGTCGGAGATCCGCAAGTTTGTCATGGTGCATCTCGGGTTCGGTGATTTTATTTTTCGTGATCTTGATGGCAATGAGGTGGCACGGGCCACCAGCCTTTATTCACTGGAGAAGATTCTGCGTAAGATTCCGCAGGATATCTTTATGCAGCATTGCAAACTTAATGATATCTCCCGCTGGTTTTACGCGCGGACAGAAATCACACTTGCAAATGAAATCAGGCCCCTGCGCGAAAATGATTTCCCGGATGTGGAATCTCACCGCAAACATCTGCTGGCACTTATTCGTGAACGACGAATGCAGCGGCAGCAGGGTGTCATAGTCTCCTTTAATCCGAAAGATTTTGACCCTGATACTGATTTTCTTAAGATCGGGTCCGGATCATTGGGAGGTAAAGCTCGCGGCATGGCTTTTATTTGTTCCATGCTGGCCCGTAATTCCTGGCTGCATGAAAAGTATGACGATATAGTTATCACCGCACCGCGCACCCTGACTATCGGCACTTCAGGTTTTGACGACTTCATGGAAATGAACGACCTGTCACATCTTGCGACGACTGATCTTGAAGATGAACAGGTTACGGAAATTTTCAGTGAAGCTTTTTTTCCCGGCTGGATAGAAGCACAGCTCTGGGCTTATTTGCAGGAAGTTAAATATCCGCTCTCGATCCGGTCTTCCAGTTTGCTGGAGGATGCACAGTATCAAGCTTATGCAGGACTTTATCAGACTTATATGATCCCAAATGACCATGCTGATATTGAACAGCGGCTGAAGCAATTGGTTTCAGCTATTAAACTGGTCTGGGCTTCTACATATTATAAGGCTCCGAAATCTTTTTCCCAGCGTGTAAACCAGCGTACTGACGAAGAAAAAATGGCGGTTATTATTCAGGAAGTGGCCGGTCAGCAGTATGGTGATTATTATTTCCCGGCGATCGCCGGTGTAGGGCAGTCGTACAACTATTATCCGTTCGGTAAGATGAAACCTGAGCATGGTGTGGCAACTATTGCCTTGGGAATAGGTAAATCCGTAGTCGATGGTGAGCAGTGCATCCGCTTTTCCCCCAAGTATCCAAAGATACTTCCCCAATGCCCGACTTTGCAGGATTCTTTGAAAAACGCGCAGACATCATTTTATGCCCTGCGTATGGGGAACGGAGAGCTTTATGATATTCACGGTAATGCCAACCTTGAAAAGCTGGATATAGCAGACTTTGAGGACACACTTCCTGTTCGCCGGCTGGCATCAACCTATTTGGCGGAAGAGGGTAGGATCAGGGACACCGCAGCTATACCAGGCCCGAAGGTGGTTCTTTTTGCTCCGGTCCTTAAACATAAGCTTATACCGCTGCCGGGTGTTTTGACCGACGTGCTCAAGCTGGCGGAAAAAGGGATGGGCGGTCCGGTTGAGATGGAATTTTGTATTAATCTCTATGAAGATGGCCGCAAGCCCGAATTCAACCTGCTACAGTTACGCCCGATGAGCGCAAGGGCTGACTTGAACCGTATCGAAATTTCGGAGCAGGAACTAAAGGAAGCAGTCTGCGTATCCACCCATGCCCTTGGTAATGCGGAGAAGGATGATATAGTAGATATCCTGATTGTAAGGCCGGAATGCTTTGATGTTTCTAAAACCAGACAGATAGCATTGGAGATTTCCCGCATTAACGGACAGTTGGTCAAACAGAAGCGTAAATATCTTTTGGCCGGACCGGGCCGATGGGGTTCGGCTGACCATTGGCTGGGGATTCCGGTTGAATGGCCCGATATTTCAAATGTCTCCGCTATTATTGAAACCTCAAACGAATCTCTCAAAGTTGAGCCTTCGCAAGGATCTCACTTTTTCCATAATATTACTACGCTGGGCATTAACTATCTGATGGTACTGGATAAACCAGGGAATCGAATTGACTGGGAGTGGTTTGCAGACCAGCATATCATTGAGAAAGGTGACTATATAAGTCATTTGCGATTACCGGCCCCTGTGATATTGAAGGTGGACGGAAAGAGTTCGCAGGGTGTTGTGCTGCCTGCCAAGGGTAGTGCTGATTATTGCCTGCTGCGTGAATGTGTGTCGGATTAA
- a CDS encoding efflux RND transporter permease subunit, which produces MNITELFIKRPVMTALIVIGMVFFGIVGYLRLPVSYLPAVEFPTLQVTATLPGASPSTMASSVATPLEKEFTSTPGLRSMSSVNSQGQTLITLQFDLDRDIDGAASDTQAAISRASGDLPSDLPQQPYYEKVNPADDPVLYVAIWSDSLPLYKVNQYTTTFLTDSISMVNGVSKVQVYGESKLAVRVRVNPEKLAARGMNIDNIRQAISSQNVKEPVGTLNNKHQSVTIESTGQLESADEFMPMIFESDDGRTVRLSEIGEVINSVQSDKSGSWIDGKRGIVIAIQKQPGSNTIAVCKKIQEMLPTIRDQIPAGIQMKVLYDRSIPIEDAVNDVQETLILAIIFVICVIFFFLKNFSATIIASVAVPVSIIFTFAIMYVLDYSLDTLSLLALTLSVGFVVDDAVVMIENIVRHLEMGKKPYQAALDGAKQITFTIISMTLSLAVVFIPLMYMSGIIGRILHEFAMTITVAILASGVVSLTMTPMLASRILKPGSKLSESDPVFDFLLRMYDRSLHFVMRHRPWTMTGAGLILLATIHFFMVIPKGFLPTDDMSYCQGFAQAKQGISYNAMKDHVKKLEPLLMNDPNIRSVITVAGAPIQNQGYVFPMLVPPGDRDLTADEVARNLMYRLNNEPGIMVWIQNPPMIRLSAKSTKNLYQYTVQAPDQQELFSLAPKFEMQLRQIPFLTGLTSDLLDQNPELWVKIDRDKASYYGVSAHDIENTLNSAYSERKVSTIYGDTDQYWVILQVLPHNQRDPRDLMKLHVANKNGDLIRLDSIASFDERPGPMQVNHTGMLPSVTYSFNIAPGYSLSDATSAINELALDNLPDTVVSNFEGTADEFQKSMSSVYFLLAIAVFVIFIILGILYESYIHPITIISGLPSAAIGGLLTLTLFGKDLDLFGIVGVIMLIGIVKKNAIMVVDFALEAEEKDNLSPADAAMKGSLERFRPIMMTTIAAIAGAMPIALGLGAGAQARQPMGLAIVGGLILSQVVTLYLTPVFYTYMDSYQKWIYERGRAKRELLGIPHKHD; this is translated from the coding sequence TCCGTGGCAACACCACTGGAAAAAGAATTCACGTCCACTCCCGGTTTACGATCCATGAGTTCGGTAAACTCGCAGGGGCAAACTCTGATTACTCTTCAATTCGACCTTGACCGGGACATTGACGGAGCTGCTTCCGATACTCAGGCTGCCATATCCAGAGCCAGCGGGGACCTGCCCTCAGACCTTCCTCAACAGCCGTACTATGAAAAGGTAAACCCAGCGGATGACCCGGTTCTTTATGTGGCGATCTGGTCCGACTCCCTTCCATTATACAAAGTTAACCAGTACACGACGACATTCCTCACCGATTCCATATCCATGGTTAATGGTGTTTCGAAAGTCCAGGTCTACGGCGAATCCAAACTTGCGGTACGTGTGCGGGTCAATCCCGAGAAACTTGCTGCACGCGGGATGAATATCGATAACATACGCCAGGCAATTTCATCCCAGAACGTTAAAGAGCCTGTTGGAACACTGAATAACAAACATCAATCTGTAACCATAGAATCAACAGGACAGCTCGAGAGCGCCGACGAATTCATGCCCATGATCTTCGAGTCTGACGACGGAAGGACCGTGCGCCTTTCCGAAATTGGCGAAGTCATCAACTCAGTCCAGTCAGATAAATCAGGATCATGGATTGACGGTAAACGCGGTATTGTTATCGCTATCCAGAAGCAACCCGGCTCCAACACCATCGCAGTCTGCAAGAAAATTCAGGAAATGCTGCCCACCATCAGGGACCAGATTCCAGCAGGCATCCAGATGAAGGTATTATACGACCGCTCTATCCCTATTGAAGATGCTGTTAATGATGTTCAGGAGACCCTCATTCTGGCAATCATTTTTGTAATCTGCGTTATTTTCTTTTTCCTGAAAAACTTCTCAGCGACCATCATAGCCTCGGTTGCGGTCCCGGTTTCCATTATATTCACCTTTGCCATTATGTATGTGCTGGACTATTCTCTGGATACCCTCTCACTGCTTGCTCTGACCCTCTCAGTTGGGTTTGTGGTCGATGACGCGGTAGTTATGATCGAGAATATTGTCCGTCATCTGGAGATGGGCAAAAAACCATATCAGGCGGCTCTGGATGGAGCAAAACAAATTACCTTTACAATCATCTCAATGACCCTGTCGCTGGCGGTTGTATTTATTCCGCTGATGTATATGTCCGGGATTATCGGTCGAATCCTGCATGAATTCGCCATGACAATTACCGTGGCGATCCTCGCTTCAGGCGTAGTCTCGCTGACCATGACTCCCATGCTGGCCAGCCGCATACTTAAACCGGGGAGTAAGCTTTCGGAATCTGACCCGGTCTTTGATTTCCTGCTGCGTATGTATGACCGTTCCCTGCATTTCGTCATGCGCCACCGGCCTTGGACCATGACCGGAGCAGGTTTGATCCTGCTGGCGACAATTCATTTCTTCATGGTTATCCCCAAAGGCTTCCTGCCTACTGACGATATGAGCTATTGTCAGGGATTTGCACAGGCAAAGCAGGGCATTTCCTATAATGCCATGAAGGATCATGTAAAAAAACTTGAGCCGCTGCTCATGAACGACCCCAATATTCGCAGCGTGATTACTGTCGCAGGAGCACCGATCCAGAATCAGGGTTATGTATTTCCCATGCTGGTTCCTCCCGGAGACCGGGATTTAACAGCGGATGAAGTTGCCCGTAACCTGATGTACAGGCTGAACAACGAGCCCGGAATTATGGTCTGGATTCAAAATCCGCCAATGATCAGACTCTCTGCCAAATCCACCAAAAACCTGTACCAATATACAGTGCAGGCCCCGGATCAGCAGGAGCTTTTCTCCCTTGCGCCGAAATTTGAAATGCAGTTGCGCCAGATTCCTTTCCTGACAGGACTGACCTCAGACCTGCTGGACCAGAATCCGGAACTGTGGGTGAAAATTGACCGCGACAAGGCTTCATACTACGGGGTCAGCGCCCATGACATCGAGAACACCCTCAACTCTGCCTATTCGGAAAGAAAAGTCTCGACCATTTACGGCGATACGGACCAGTACTGGGTTATCCTGCAAGTTTTACCCCACAATCAGCGGGACCCTCGCGATCTCATGAAACTGCACGTAGCCAATAAAAACGGAGACCTGATCAGGCTGGATTCAATTGCCTCCTTTGATGAACGCCCCGGCCCCATGCAGGTAAACCATACCGGCATGCTTCCATCAGTAACATATTCATTCAATATTGCTCCCGGATATTCATTAAGTGATGCTACATCAGCAATCAACGAACTGGCACTGGATAACCTTCCGGATACAGTAGTCTCAAACTTCGAAGGGACAGCCGACGAATTCCAGAAATCAATGTCCAGCGTATACTTCCTGCTGGCTATTGCAGTCTTTGTCATTTTCATAATCCTTGGAATTCTTTACGAAAGCTACATCCATCCCATAACCATTATCTCCGGGCTGCCTTCGGCCGCAATCGGCGGTTTACTGACCTTGACCCTGTTCGGCAAGGACCTAGACCTCTTCGGTATCGTTGGTGTCATTATGCTCATCGGTATCGTCAAGAAGAACGCGATTATGGTTGTCGATTTTGCTCTTGAAGCAGAAGAAAAGGACAACCTTTCCCCTGCTGATGCAGCTATGAAGGGTTCGCTTGAAAGGTTCCGGCCGATCATGATGACCACTATCGCGGCTATTGCCGGAGCCATGCCTATCGCTCTTGGATTAGGTGCAGGGGCACAGGCCCGTCAGCCAATGGGATTAGCCATTGTGGGCGGTCTGATTCTCTCACAGGTAGTTACCCTTTATTTGACACCTGTATTCTATACCTACATGGATTCGTACCAGAAATGGATCTATGAACGAGGTCGGGCCAAGCGCGAACTTCTAGGTATTCCGCACAAACATGACTAA
- the gdhA gene encoding NADP-specific glutamate dehydrogenase, which produces MEILELVKNRDPNEREFHQAVCEVVDSIKPVLDRNPEYRSAGIMERIVEPERVIMFRVPWTDDDGDVHVNRGFRVEMNSAIGPYKGGLRFHPSVNLGILKFLAFEQVFKNALTSLPMGGGKGGSDFDPKGKSDMEVMRFCQSFMLELSRHIGPDTDIPAGDIGVGAREIGYLFGMYKKVRNEFTGVLTGKGLNWGGSLIRPEATGYGSVYFAAEMLNAKGQILEGKTALVSGSGNVAQFTMEKLLELGCTPVTFSDSSGYIYDEKGVDREKLEYIMQLKNVRRGRVKEYAEKYPEAVYTPVDPDLDHNPLWNHKADCAFPSATQNEINGKDAANIVANGVKVVSEGANMPTMPDGIDIFLDAKLLYGPGKAANAGGVSVSGLEMSQNSMRLNWPREEVDERLKHIMHNIHKSCMETAEHYGTPFNYVNGANIAGFVKVAQAMLDQGIV; this is translated from the coding sequence ATGGAAATTTTGGAACTGGTCAAAAACAGGGACCCCAATGAACGTGAATTCCATCAGGCTGTGTGTGAGGTTGTAGACTCGATCAAGCCTGTTCTTGACCGCAATCCCGAATACCGCAGTGCCGGGATTATGGAAAGAATTGTTGAGCCGGAACGGGTCATCATGTTCCGTGTCCCTTGGACTGATGATGACGGTGATGTTCATGTTAACCGTGGTTTTCGCGTGGAAATGAACAGTGCCATTGGGCCGTATAAGGGCGGATTGCGTTTTCACCCTTCGGTAAACCTCGGCATCCTTAAGTTTCTGGCATTTGAACAGGTCTTTAAGAACGCGCTTACTTCACTTCCCATGGGGGGCGGCAAGGGTGGTTCTGATTTTGATCCCAAAGGCAAGTCGGACATGGAAGTCATGCGGTTCTGTCAGAGTTTCATGCTTGAACTGTCAAGGCACATCGGTCCTGACACAGACATTCCTGCCGGTGATATCGGCGTTGGTGCGCGAGAGATCGGCTACTTATTCGGTATGTACAAGAAAGTTCGGAACGAATTTACCGGAGTGCTGACTGGCAAGGGGCTTAATTGGGGCGGCAGCCTGATCAGACCGGAAGCAACCGGATATGGTTCGGTATACTTCGCAGCTGAAATGCTTAACGCCAAGGGGCAGATCCTTGAAGGCAAGACCGCGCTTGTTTCCGGTTCCGGTAACGTGGCTCAGTTCACCATGGAAAAGCTGCTTGAGCTTGGCTGTACTCCGGTTACTTTCTCTGATTCATCCGGTTATATTTATGATGAAAAGGGCGTTGACCGTGAGAAGCTTGAGTACATTATGCAGCTCAAAAACGTTCGACGCGGCAGGGTAAAGGAATATGCAGAAAAGTATCCCGAAGCCGTATACACTCCTGTAGACCCGGATCTTGATCATAACCCGCTTTGGAATCATAAGGCCGACTGCGCTTTTCCTTCCGCCACACAGAATGAAATCAACGGCAAGGATGCTGCAAATATTGTTGCCAACGGCGTAAAGGTCGTTTCAGAAGGTGCCAACATGCCGACTATGCCTGACGGTATTGATATTTTTCTCGATGCCAAACTGCTTTACGGTCCCGGTAAGGCCGCTAACGCCGGTGGCGTGTCCGTTTCCGGTCTCGAAATGAGTCAGAACAGCATGCGTCTCAACTGGCCCCGTGAAGAAGTGGATGAGCGCCTCAAGCATATCATGCACAATATTCACAAGTCCTGCATGGAGACTGCCGAGCATTATGGAACCCCGTTCAACTACGTGAACGGCGCGAATATCGCTGGTTTCGTGAAAGTTGCGCAAGCCATGCTTGATCAAGGTATAGTTTAG
- a CDS encoding STAS domain-containing protein: MNQSEFSFPDFDFIEEEREDCLVLCPKGHFNHSTMPLIRERLYEHCCEEGCRIVMCMKDVDLIDSSGLGVMVHAHKYCDKYGGMIVFSDFSEMIDKNMKMLSMDKFLNFCPDFRSALEMLG; the protein is encoded by the coding sequence ATGAATCAATCAGAATTTTCATTTCCCGATTTTGATTTTATTGAAGAGGAACGGGAAGACTGCCTCGTTCTCTGTCCGAAAGGTCATTTCAATCATTCGACAATGCCACTTATTAGGGAACGTTTATACGAGCACTGCTGCGAAGAGGGGTGCCGGATAGTCATGTGTATGAAGGATGTGGACTTAATTGATAGTTCCGGACTGGGGGTTATGGTACACGCCCATAAATATTGTGATAAATACGGCGGCATGATTGTGTTCAGCGATTTTAGCGAAATGATAGACAAGAATATGAAGATGTTGAGTATGGATAAATTTCTTAATTTTTGTCCTGACTTTCGATCTGCGTTAGAAATGTTAGGTTAG
- a CDS encoding symporter small accessory protein, with amino-acid sequence MMLGLGSIEIAAVFWLCLLSSLGCVVYGILNWNNKGKPDATALNVEVKGEGEK; translated from the coding sequence ATGATGTTAGGACTCGGTTCCATTGAGATTGCAGCGGTATTCTGGCTCTGCCTGCTATCTTCACTTGGCTGCGTGGTTTATGGAATCCTTAACTGGAACAACAAAGGTAAACCCGACGCAACCGCATTGAATGTGGAAGTTAAGGGAGAGGGTGAGAAATAA
- a CDS encoding STAS domain-containing protein → MTNMKDEIERIGLGPNARKFKEMFEGQNSDASRSIDVVVNQFFDAKFDFIKRQKGEYNIFAIKGRVSNVTANLFKDKLYDAACEDECRIIINLRDVSLIDSVGLGVLINTHKKADKSGGMVVFSNVPERIMNNMEMLYMDRYLHFAPDMKKAAQMMNW, encoded by the coding sequence ATGACTAACATGAAAGATGAAATTGAACGTATTGGATTAGGGCCCAATGCGCGGAAGTTTAAGGAAATGTTTGAGGGACAAAATTCTGACGCTTCCCGCAGTATTGATGTTGTTGTTAATCAGTTTTTTGACGCAAAGTTTGATTTTATTAAACGGCAGAAAGGTGAGTACAACATTTTTGCAATCAAGGGACGCGTAAGCAATGTTACTGCCAATCTTTTCAAAGATAAGCTTTATGATGCGGCCTGTGAGGACGAGTGCAGGATAATTATAAACCTTAGAGACGTTTCTTTAATTGACAGTGTCGGTCTCGGGGTACTTATCAATACCCATAAGAAGGCTGACAAGAGCGGGGGGATGGTTGTTTTTTCAAATGTCCCGGAAAGGATAATGAATAATATGGAGATGCTGTACATGGACCGCTATCTTCATTTTGCACCGGACATGAAGAAAGCTGCACAGATGATGAACTGGTAA
- a CDS encoding sodium:solute symporter family protein has protein sequence MVTKIVITCIYLAVIFYLGFKGWQSTKKSTDYMLAGRQMNPFIMAMSYGATFVSTSAIIGFGGAAGLFGFPLLWLTLATIVVGVLIAMVFFGKRTRRMGLALESHTFPELLGRRYDSRFIQGFAGGIIFLFIPVYAAAVLIGISRMMEISFGLPYDTALLLISFILAGYVITGGMKAVMYTDAFQGLIMAVMMIILIISTYAMLGGVTEAHQALTDMVNLMPAKLQNGGMIGWTQGAKFGTPLWLVIYTTIVYGVGIGVLAQPQLAVRFMTVPSDRELNRAVLYGGLFIPLMTGVAFITGALSNAIFYKEVGKISIAVAGGNMDKIIPMFIEQMMPSWFSALFLLAMLAAGMSTLSSQYHVGGTALGRDFFERFINVPAEKSVKITRIGVGITLLAAILWAWVLPPSIIARATAFFFGLCAASFLPIYLLGLYWKGMTKKAAKVSMVGGFSASMFWLLFVHAKEAAAIGLCKNLTGLDTLVSSAAKGSWVWLLQWVDPNVVALPVSMALAIGVAMITPKMAEKHLEKCWINI, from the coding sequence ATGGTTACTAAAATAGTTATTACATGCATTTATCTCGCCGTAATCTTCTACCTCGGCTTCAAGGGATGGCAATCCACTAAAAAATCCACAGACTATATGCTGGCCGGACGCCAGATGAATCCGTTCATCATGGCCATGTCCTACGGTGCTACTTTTGTTTCCACTTCGGCGATTATCGGCTTTGGCGGTGCTGCCGGATTATTCGGTTTTCCTCTGCTCTGGCTGACCCTTGCTACCATCGTTGTCGGGGTGCTCATCGCCATGGTCTTTTTCGGCAAACGAACCCGGCGCATGGGCTTAGCCCTTGAAAGCCACACCTTCCCGGAACTGCTAGGCCGCCGTTATGACTCCAGATTTATACAGGGGTTTGCCGGTGGAATCATTTTTCTCTTCATCCCTGTTTATGCTGCCGCTGTATTGATCGGTATTTCACGTATGATGGAAATTTCGTTCGGCCTTCCTTACGACACCGCCCTGCTGTTAATCAGCTTTATTCTAGCCGGCTACGTTATCACAGGCGGCATGAAGGCAGTCATGTATACCGATGCATTTCAAGGTCTGATCATGGCAGTCATGATGATCATCCTTATTATCTCCACCTATGCAATGCTTGGAGGGGTAACTGAAGCGCATCAGGCCCTGACCGATATGGTCAACCTCATGCCCGCCAAGCTTCAAAACGGCGGCATGATCGGCTGGACGCAAGGAGCCAAATTCGGAACACCTCTCTGGCTGGTTATCTACACCACCATTGTTTACGGGGTGGGTATCGGAGTTCTGGCCCAACCGCAGCTGGCAGTGCGTTTCATGACAGTTCCTTCCGACCGCGAACTAAACCGTGCGGTACTTTACGGCGGACTTTTCATCCCGCTCATGACCGGAGTTGCCTTCATTACCGGAGCGCTTTCCAACGCGATCTTCTATAAGGAGGTCGGAAAAATATCCATCGCCGTTGCGGGTGGTAACATGGATAAAATCATTCCAATGTTCATTGAACAAATGATGCCTTCATGGTTTTCAGCCCTGTTCCTGCTGGCAATGCTTGCAGCTGGAATGTCTACCCTGTCCTCACAGTATCACGTTGGCGGAACGGCACTGGGCCGTGACTTCTTCGAAAGATTCATTAATGTGCCCGCTGAGAAGTCCGTAAAAATAACCAGAATCGGTGTAGGTATCACCCTGTTGGCTGCAATACTCTGGGCATGGGTCCTGCCGCCGTCCATCATCGCCCGCGCTACAGCTTTCTTTTTCGGGCTATGTGCCGCCTCTTTTCTGCCAATCTATCTTCTGGGGCTGTACTGGAAAGGCATGACCAAGAAGGCCGCGAAAGTCTCCATGGTAGGAGGTTTCAGCGCATCCATGTTCTGGCTGCTTTTCGTGCACGCCAAGGAAGCCGCAGCGATCGGACTCTGTAAAAATCTGACCGGATTGGATACTCTTGTTTCCTCAGCTGCCAAAGGCTCATGGGTCTGGCTGCTTCAGTGGGTTGACCCCAACGTTGTAGCTTTGCCGGTTTCAATGGCCCTGGCAATCGGTGTAGCCATGATCACTCCCAAAATGGCTGAAAAACATTTGGAAAAGTGTTGGATTAATATCTAG
- a CDS encoding acyltransferase yields MQNHGSDNIKICGDRNLFECEDSVFSQAGLDIIGNDNIVKIHPSAKLGAVNIVLRGDHHRVFVGRDVQMQSGLLRLIHGGGLIAIGARTVIVNADLISFEVGTKIVIGEDCLVSYGVQAWTGDAHSLVDATTGKRLNYGRDITIANNVWIGYQALLLKGSAVGRGSVVGARAVLNKEVPPQSLAAGNPAKIIKDNVTWSPDVFYEKDANPLVDVGDV; encoded by the coding sequence ATGCAAAACCATGGCAGCGACAACATAAAAATCTGCGGAGATAGAAATTTATTTGAATGCGAAGATTCGGTTTTCTCTCAGGCCGGCTTGGACATAATAGGTAATGATAATATCGTTAAAATCCATCCCAGCGCTAAACTGGGAGCAGTTAACATCGTTCTGCGCGGAGATCATCATCGTGTCTTTGTGGGTCGTGATGTCCAAATGCAATCTGGTCTTTTGCGCCTCATCCATGGCGGCGGACTTATCGCTATTGGAGCAAGGACGGTAATAGTCAATGCAGACTTGATTTCATTTGAAGTTGGCACCAAAATTGTTATTGGTGAGGATTGTCTAGTAAGTTACGGAGTTCAAGCCTGGACCGGGGATGCACACTCACTGGTTGATGCAACTACAGGAAAACGCCTCAACTATGGCCGGGATATAACCATCGCCAACAATGTCTGGATAGGATATCAGGCTCTGCTATTAAAAGGCTCCGCAGTCGGACGAGGTTCAGTGGTCGGAGCAAGAGCAGTTCTCAACAAAGAAGTCCCGCCACAAAGCCTCGCTGCCGGAAACCCGGCTAAGATTATTAAAGACAATGTGACGTGGTCCCCTGATGTCTTCTACGAAAAAGATGCAAATCCCTTGGTAGACGTGGGGGATGTCTGA